In one window of Chelmon rostratus isolate fCheRos1 chromosome 19, fCheRos1.pri, whole genome shotgun sequence DNA:
- the sptan1 gene encoding spectrin alpha chain, non-erythrocytic 1 isoform X4, producing MDTAGVKVLETAEDIQERRQQVLDRYRRFKELSIMRRQKLEDSYRFQFFRRDADELEKWIQEKLQIASDENYKDPSNLQGKLQKHQAFEAEVQANAGAIIKLDETGNLMISEGHFASETIRTRLEELHRLWDLLLQRTKEKGMRLLQAQKLVQYLRECEDALDWISDKEAMATSEELGQDLEHVELLQKKFEEFQTDLAAHEERVNEVNQLATKLIQEAHPEAVLIVRKQDEVNTAWQRLKGLAQQRQGKLFGAAEVQRFNRDVDETISWIKEKEQLMASDDFGRDLASVQALLRKHEGLERDLAALEDKVNTLGGDAERLQQTHPQNASQIHLKKDELVTNWEQIRTLAAERHARLNDSYRLQRFTADFRDLTSWVTEMKALINADELANDVAGAEALLDRHQEHKGEIDAHEDSFRATDEAGQALLNTGHYASEEVKEKLGILSEEKESLLELWEVRRQQYEQCMDLQLFYRDTEQVDNWMSKQEAFLLNEDLGDSLDSVEALLKKHEDFEKSLSAQEEKITALDEFATKLIQNNHYAKEDVAARRDALLSRRNALHERAQSRRAALEDSFHLQQFFRDSDELKSWINEKMKTATDEAYKDPSNLQGKVQKHQAFEAELSANQSRIDALQKSGQELLDGKHYASTEVAGRMEEVSSQWKKLLEATELKGIKLREANQQQQFNRNVEDIELWLYEVEGHLASDDYGKDLTSVQNLQKKHALLEADVAAHQDRIDGITIQARQFQEAGHFDADNIRKKQEALVVRYEALREPMAARKQKLSDSLRLQQLFRDVEDEETWIREKEPIAASTNRGKDLIGVQNLLKKHQALQAEITGHEPRIKAVTQKGEAMVEEGHFAGEDVKAKLAELHGRWDTLKAKASQRRQDLEDSLQAQQYFADANEAESWMREKEPIVGSIDYGKDEDSAEALLKKHEALMSDLSAYGSSIQALKEQAQSCRQQVAPTDDETGKELVLALYDYQEKSPREVTMKKGDILTLLNSTNKDWWKVEVNDRQGFVPAAYVKKLDPTQSSSRENLLDEHGSIALRQDQIENQYGTLLELGEKRKDMLEKSCKKFMLFREANELQQWINEKESALTNEEVGSDLEQVEVLQKKFDDFQKDLKANESRLRDINKVASELESEGLMAEEAPMVQAQQQDLLGAAPGKDEADSKTASPWKELNNRWRSLQQLAEERSNMLGSAHEVQRFHRDADETKEWIEEKNQALNTDNYGHDLASVQALQRKHEGFERDLAALGDKVNSLGETAERLIQSHPEAVDDIQEKCTELNTAWSSLVGRADQRKDKLGNSHDLQRFLSDFRDLMSWINGIRGLVSSEELAKDVTGAEALLERHQEHRTEIDARAGTFQAFEQFGQQLLVRGHYASPEIQQKLEALDRERADLEKAWVQRRMMLDQCLELQLFNRDCEQAENWMAAREAFLASDDKGDSLDSVEALIKKHEDFDKAINVQEEKIAALQSFADQLIGADHYAKPEISNRRNEVLDRWRRLKAQMIEKRSKLGESQTLQQFSRDVDEIEAWISEKLQTATDESYKDPTNIQLSKLLSKHQKHQAFEAELHANADRIRGVIDTGNALIQRGACAGSEDAVKARLNALDEQWQFLVNKSAEKSQKLKEANKQQNFNTGIKDFDFWLSEVEALLASEDYGKDLASVNNLLKKHQLLEADISAHEDRLKDLNGQADSLMASNAFDTSQVKDKRDAVNGRFTKIKSMAAGRRAKLNESHRLHQFFRDLDDEESWIKEKKLLVSSEDYGRDLTGVQNLRKKHKRLEAELGAHEPAIQSVLDTGKKLSDDNTIGQEEIQQRLAQFVDHWKELKDLSGARGQRLEESLEYQQFVANVEEEEAWINEKLNLVGSEDYGDTLAAVQGLLKKHEAFETDFTVHRDRVNDVCVNGEELIKKNNHHVDNISAKMSALRGKVSELERAAAQRKAKLDENSAFLQFNWKADVVESWIGEKENSLKTDDYGRDLSSVQTLLTKQETFDAGLQAFQQEGITNITALKDQLLAAKHVQSKAIEARHAALMKRWNQLLSNSAARKKKLLEAQEHFRKVEDLFLTFAKKASAFNSWFENAEEDLTDPVRCNSLEEIRALREAHEAFRSSLSSAQADFNQLAELDQQIKSYQVVSNPYTWFTMEALEETWRNLQKIIKERELELQKEQRRQEENDKLRQEFAQHANAFHQWLQETRTYLLDGSCMVEESGTLESQLEATKRKHQEIRAMRSQLKKIEDLGAAMEEALILDNKYTEHSTVGLAQQWDQLDQLGMRMQHNLEQQIQARNTTGVTEEALKEFSMMFKHFDKEKSGRLNHQEFKSCLRSLGYDLPMVEEGEPDPEFEAILDTVDPNRDGNVSLQEYMAFMISRETENVKSSEEIESAFRALSTENKPYVTKEELYQNLTKEQADYCLSHMKPYLDSKGRELPSAFDFVEFTRSLFVN from the exons ATGGACACTGCAGGGGTCAAAGTGCTGGAGACGGCCGAAGACATCCAGGAGCGCCGGCAGCAGGTGCTGGACCGCTACCGGCGTTTCAAGGAGCTGTCGATTATGCGCCGACAGAAGCTGGAGGACTCTTACCGCTTTCAGTTCTTCCGCCGTGATGCAGATGAGTTGGAGAAGTGGATCCAGGAGAAGCTGCAAATTGCCTCCGATGAGAACTACAAGGACCCCTCTAACCTACAG GGTAAGCTGCAGAAACATCAGGCCTTTGAAGCTGAAGTTCAGGCCAACGCTGGGGCCATTATCAAACTGGACGAGACTGGAAACCTAATGATCAGTGAAGGCCATTTTGCCTCTGAGACTATTCGA ACTCGTCTCGAGGAGCTGCATCGTCTGTGGgacctcctgctgcagaggacCAAGGAGAAGGGCATGCGTCTCCTGCAGGCCCAGAAACTGGTCCAGTACCTGCGTGAGTGTGAAGATGCCCTGGACTGGATCAGTGACAAG GAGGCCATGGCCACCTCTGAGGAGTTGGGCCAGGACCTGGAACATGTGGAGCTCCTGCAGAAGAAGTTTGAGGAGTTCCAGACAGACCTGGCCGCCCACGAGGAACGTGTGAATGAGGTAAATCAGCTGGCGACCAAGCTGATACAGGAGGCCCATCCCGAGGCTGTGCTCATAGTTCGCAAGCAGGATGAGGTCAACACAGCCTGGCAGCGCCTGAAGGGTCTGGCCCAGCAGAGGCAGGGCAAGCTGTTTGGGGCTGCTGAGGTGCAGCGCTTTAACAG GGATGTGGATGAGACCATCAGTTGGATCaaggagaaggagcagctgaTGGCCTCTGATGACTTTGGTCGTGACCTGGCCAGTGTGCAGGCTCTGCTTCGCAAACACGAGGGTCTGGAGAGAGACCTGGCTGCCCTGGAGGATAAG GTCAACACACTAGGTGGAGATGCAGAGCGCTTGCAGCAGACACATCCCCAAAATGCCTCCCAGATCCATCTGAAGAAGGACGAACTGGTCACCAACTGGGAGCAGATTCGGACTCTTGCCGCTGAGCGCCACGCCCGCCTGAACGACTCCTACCG TCTGCAGCGCTTCACTGCCGACTTCAGGGATCTGACCAGCTGGGTGACAGAGATGAAAGCCCTGATCAATGCTGATGAACTGGCCAATGATGTGGCTGGAGCTGAGGCTCTGCTAGACCGCCACCAGGAGCATAAG GGAGAGATTGATGCCCATGAGGACAGTTTTAGAGCCACTGATGAAGCTGGCCAGGCCTTGCTCAATACAGGACACTATGCCTCTGAGGAGGTCAAGGAAAAG CTGGGCATCCTTTCTGAGGAGAAGGAGTCTCTGCTGGAGTTGTGGGAGGTTCGCAGGCAGCAGTATGAGCAGTGCAtggacctgcagctcttctaCAGGGATACTGAGCAAGTTGACAACTGGATGAGCAAACAAGAG GCTTTCCTCCTGAATGAAGACCTTGGTGACTCCCTGGACAGTGTAGAGGCACTGCTGAAGAAACATGAGGACTTTGAGAAGTCACTTAGTGCCCAGGAAGAGAAGATCACT GCCCTGGATGAGTTTGCTACCAAACTAATCCAGAACAACCACTATGCCAAGGAGGATGTGGCTGCCCGCAGAGATGCA CTGCTCAGCCGCCGCAATGCCCTGCATGAGCGTGCTCAGTCTCGTCGTGCTGCCTTGGAGGACTCTTTTCACCTGCAGCAGTTCTTTAGGGACTCTGATGAGCTCAAGAGCTGGATCAATGAGAAGATGAAGACCGCCACGGATGAGGCTTACAAG GACCCCTCCAACTTGCAAGGCAAGGTGCAGAAACACCAGGCTTTTGAAGCAGAGCTGTCAGCTAATCAGAGCCGCATCGATGCCCTGCAGAAGTCTGGCCAAGAGCTGCTGGATGGAAAGCATTACGCCTCTACTGAGGTGGCTGGCCGCATGGAGGAGGTCAGCTCCCAGTGGAAGAAACTGCTGGAGGCCACCGAGCTCAAAG GCATCAAGCTCCGTGAGGCCAACCAGCAACAGCAGTTCAACAGGAATGTAGAGGACATTGAGCTGTGGCTGTATGAGGTTGAGGGCCATCTGGCTTCAGATGACTATGGAAAAGACCTGACCAGTGTCCAGAACCTGCAGAAGAAACATGCACTGCTGGAGGCTGATGTGGCAGCTCACCAG GATCGCATTGATGGCATAACAATCCAGGCCCGTCAGTTCCAAGAGGCTGGACACTTTGATGCTGACAACATCCGCAAAAAACAGGAAGCCTTAGTGGTACGTTATGAAGCTCTGCGTGAGCCCATGGCTGCACGCAAGCAGAAACTGTCCGACTCTCTCAGGCTCCAGCAGCTGTTCAGAGatgtggaggatgaggagactTGGATCCGTGAGAAGGAGCCCATCGCTGCCTCTACTAACAGAG GCAAAGACCTGATTGGTGTCCAGAACTTGCTGAAGAAACACCAGGCCCTGCAGGCTGAGATCACTGGCCATGAGCCTCGCATTAAGGCTGTCACCCAGAAGGGAGAGGCCATGGTAGAAGAAG GGCACTTTGCTGGGGAGGATGTGAAAGCCAAGCTGGCTGAGCTCCATGGACGCTGGGACACCCTGAAGGCTAAGGCATCCCAGAGGAGACAAGATCTGGAGGACTCTTTGCAGGCCCAGCAGTACTTTGCAGATGCCAATGAGGCCGAGTCTtggatgagagagaaggagccCATTGTTGGGAGCATAGACTATGGCAAAGATGAGGATTCTGCTGAG GCTCTGCTGAAGAAGCACGAGGCCCTGATGTCTGACCTGAGTGCCTATGGCAGCAGCATCCAGGCCCTGAAGGAACAGGCCCAGTCCTGCAGG CAACAAGTGGCACCAACCGATGATGAGACTGGTAAGGAGCTGGTCCTGGCTTTGTATGACTACCAGGAGAAGAGTCCCCGTGAAGTTACCATGAAGAAGGGCGACATCCTGACCCTGCTCAACAGCACCAACAAG gATTGGTGGAAGGTGGAAGTGAACGATCGTCAGggctttgttcctgctgcttaTGTGAAGAAACTAGACCCCACCCAGTCCTCTTCCAGGGAAAACCTGCTGGATGAGCACGGCAGCATTGCACTACGCCAAGACCAGATTGAGAATCA GTACGGTACTCTGTTGGAGCTGGGAGAAAAGCGCAAGGACATGCTAGAGAAGAGCTGCAAGAAGTTCATGCTGTTCCGCGAGGCCAATGAGCTCCAGCAGTGGATCAACGAGAAGGAGAGCGCCCTCACTAATGAAGAGGTCGGCTCTGACCTGGAGCAGGTCGAGGTCCTGCAGAAGAAGTTTGACGACTTCCAGAAG GACCTGAAGGCCAATGAGTCTCGTCTGAGGGACATCAACAAAGTGGCGTCTGAGCTGGAGTCTGAGGGTCTCATGGCTGAGGAAGCCCCCATGGTTCAGGCTCAG CAACAAGATCTGCTTGGTGCTGCCCCCGGCAAA GATGAAGCTGATTCCAAGACTGCATCTCCCTGGAAG GAGCTGAATAATCGCTGGCGGTCCCTGCAGCAGCTTGCTGAAGAGAGGAGCAACATGTTGGGCAGTGCCCACGAGGTGCAGAGATTCCACAG GGATGCTGATGAAACTAAAGAGTGGATTGAGGAGAAGAACCAGGCCCTCAACACTGACAACTATGGTCATGACTTAGCCAGTGTCCAGGCTCTGCAGCGCAAACATGAAGGCTTTGAGAGAGACCTGGCAGCCCTGGGTGATAAG GTGAATTCTCTTGGAGAGACAGCGGAGCGTCTGATCCAGTCCCACCCTGAGGCAGTGGATGACATCCAGGAAAAATGCACTGAGCTGAACACTGCTTGGAGCAGCCTGGTGGGACGTGCTGACCAGCGCAAAGACAAGCTTGGCAACTCCCATGACCTGCAGCGCTTCCTCTCTGACTTCAG AGATTTGATGTCCTGGATCAATGGCATCCGAGGGCTGGTGTCCtcagaggagctggccaagGATGTGACTGGAGCTGAGGCCCTTCTGGAAAGACACCAG GAACACCGCACAGAAATCGATGCTCGTGCTGGTACCTTCCAGGCCTTTGAACAGTTTggtcagcagctgctggtgcgAGGCCACTATGCTAGTCCTGAGATTCAGCAGAAACTGGAGGCTCTAGACCGTGAGCGTGCTGACCTGGAGAAGGCCTGGGTGCAGCGTCGCATGATGTTGGACCAGTGCCTCGAGCTCCAG CTCTTCAACAGAGACTGTGAGCAGGCTGAGAACTGGATGGCAGCTCGCGAAGCCTTCCTGGCCAGTGATGACAAGGGTGACTCTCTGGACAGTGTGGAAGCTCTCATCAAGAAACATGAAGACTTTGACAAGGCCATTAATGTGCAG GAGGAGAAGATTGCTGCTTTGCAGTCCTTTGCTGACCAGCTGATTGGAGCCGACCATTACGCCAAACCTGAGATCTCCAACCGCCGCAATGAGGTCCTCGACCG GTGGCGCCGGCTGAAGGCCCAGATGATCGAGAAGCGTTCCAAACTGGGTGAATCCCAGACCTTGCAGCAGTTCAGCAGGGATGTGGACGAAATTGAGGCTTGGATCAGTGAGAAGCTGCAGACTGCAACCGATGAGTCTTACAAGGATCCTACCAACATCCAG CTGTCCAAGCTGCTG agTAAGCATCAGAAACATCAGGCGTTTGAAGCCGAGCTGCACGCCAACGCAGACCGAATCCGTGGAGTCATTGATACCGGCAACGCCCTGATCCAGAGAGGTGCCTGTGCTGGCAGCGAGGATGCAGTCAAG GCACGCCTCAATGCTCTGGATGAACAGTGGCAGTTCCTCGTCAACAAATCTGCAGAAAAGAGCCAGAAACTCAAAGAGGCCAACAAGCAGCAGAACTTCAACACAGGCATCAAGGACTTCGACTTCTGGCTCTCTGAG GTGGAAGCTCTTCTTGCCTCAGAGGATTATGGCAAAGATCTGGCCTCAGTcaacaacctgctgaagaaacaccagctgctggaggctgatATTTCAGCCCATGAG gatCGTCTGAAGGATCTGAACGGCCAGGCTGACAGCCTGATGGCCAGCAATGCTTTCGACACCTCGCAGGTGAAGGACAAGCGGGATGCTGTCAACGGCCGCTTCACTAAGATCAAGAGCATGGCTGCCGGTCGTCGCGCTAAGCTCAACGAGTCCCACCGCCTGCATCAGTTCTTCAGGGACCTGGATGATGAAGAGTCTTGGATCAA agaaaagaagttGCTTGTGAGTTCGGAGGACTACGGACGTGATTTGACAGGAGTACAGAATTTGAGGAAGAAACACAAGAGGCTGGAGGCCGAGCTGGGAGCCCACGAGCCGGCCATTCAG TCGGTGCTGGACACTGGGAAGAAGCTGTCTGATGACAACACCATCGGACAGGAGGAGATCCAGCAGAGGCTGGCCCAGTTTGTCGACCACTGGAAGGAACTCAAAGACCTATCTGGAGCGAG GGGACAGAGGCTGGAGGAGTCGCTGGAGTACCAGCAGTTTGTGGCGAAcgtggaagaggaagaagcttGGATTAATGAGAAACTGAATCTAGTGGGAAGCGAGGACTACGGAGATACTCTGGCTGCTGTGCAG GGTCTGCTGAAAAAGCATGAAGCATTTGAGACTGACTTCACCGTGCACAGGGACAGAGTCAATGATGTGTGCGTTAACGGAGAGGAGCTTATCAAGAAG AACAACCATCACGTGGACAACATCAGTGCAAAGATGTCAGCTCTGCGAGGCAAAGTGTCTGAGCTGGAGagggcagcagctcagaggaaggCCAAGCTGGACGAGAACTCCGCCTTCCTGCAGTTCAACTGGAAGGCTGACGTGGTGGAGTCCTGGATCG GTGAGAAAGAGAACAGCCTGAAGACTGATGACTATGGCAGAGACCTGTCCTCTGTGCAGACTCTGCTCACCAAGCAG gagacGTTTGATGCCGGTCTCCAGGCCTTCCAGCAGGAGGGAATCACCAACATTACAGCTCTCAAGGACCAGCTGCTGGCAGCCAAGCACGTCCAATCAAAAGCCATCGAAGCTCGTCACGCTGCCTTGATGAAGCGCTGGAACCAGCTGCTGTCCAACTCAGCCGCTCGCAAGAAGAAGCTTCTGGAGGCTCAAGAGCACTTCAGAAAG GTTGAGGACTTGTTCCTGACATTTGCCAAGAAGGCATCCGCTTTCAACAGCTGGTTCGAGAATGCAGAGGAGGATCTGACAGACCCGGTGAGGTGCAACTCTCTGGAGGAGATCCGGGCGCTGCGTGAAGCCCACGAGGCCTTCCGCTCTTCACTGAGCTCAGCTCAGGCTGACTTCAACCAGCTGGCCGAGCTGGACCAGCAGATCAAGAGCTACCAGGTGGTGTCCAACCCCTACACCTGGTTCACCATGGAGGCCCTGGAGGAGACCTGGAGGAACCTGCAGAAGATCATCAAG GAGCgagagctggagctgcagaagGAGCAGAGAAGGCAGGAGGAAAACGACAAGCTGCGCCAGGAGTTTGCGCAGCATGCCAACGCCTTCCACCAGTGGCTGCAGGAGACCAG GACATATCTTCTGGATGG GTCATGTATGGTGGAAGAGTCTGGTACCCTGGAGTCCCAGCTGGAGGCCACCAAG cgtaAGCACCAGGAGATCCGGGCCATGCGCAGCCAGCTGAAGAAGATTGAAGACCTGGGTGCAGCTATGGAGGAAGCGTTGATCTTGGACAACAAGTATACAGAACACAGCACGGTGGGCCTGGCTCAGCAGTGGGACCAACTAGACCAACTGGGAATGAGGATGCAGCACAACCTGGAGCAACAGATACAGGCCAG gaaCACCACTGGAGTGACAGAGGAGGCTCTGAAGGAGTTCAGCATGATGTTCAA GCACTTTGACAAGGAGAAGTCTGGCCGTCTGAACCACCAGGAGTTCAAGTCATGTCTACGCTCGCTGGGCTACGACCTGCCCATGGTGGAAGAAGGAGAACCTGATCCTGAGTTTGAGGCCATTCTAGATACTGTGGACCCCAACAG ggaTGGCAACGTGTCATTGCAGGAATACATGGCGTTCATGATCAGCCGCGAGACAGAGAACGTCAAGTCCAGTGAGGAGATAGAGAGCGCCTTCCGAGCTCTGAGCACAGAGAACAAACCATACGTCACTAAAGAGGAGCTCTACCAG AACTTGACCAAGGAGCAGGCCGACTACTGCCTCTCACACATGAAGCCCTACCTCGACAGCAAGGGCCGCGAGCTGCCGTCAGCTTTCGACTTTGTCGAATTCACCCGCTCACTCTTCGTCAACTGA